The genomic region GTTGAAGTAAGCTGGTACGGTGATTACCGCTTCAGTTACTGGCTGCCCTAAGAAGTCCTCAGCGGTTTTCTTCATCTTCTGGAGAATCATTGCTGAGATTTCCTGAGGCGTATACAAACGCCCGTCAATATCCACACGTGGTGTATCATTATCACCACGAACTACTTTGTAAGGCACACGCGCAATCTCTTTGCTCAGCTCAGAGAACTTATTACCCATAAAACGCTTAATTGAATAAATCGTGTTATGAGGGTTCGTTACTGCCTGACGCTTTGCAGCATCTCCCACTTTAATTTCGCCGCCTTCAACGAAAGCAACTACCGAAGGTGTGGTGCGCTTGCCTTCAGCATTGGTAATCACCACAGGGTCATTACCTTCCATTACAGAAACACACGAGTTGGTGGTCCCTAAGTCAATTCCTATAATTTTACCCATAATATTAATTGTCTGTTTTTTCTGTTATTAAATTATCATTAAAATCACTTGTAAGGTAGCGCCCTTGCGCTGATCACTTACGCCTTACTATAGACAATGATTGTGCCAAACTCCAAAAACCTGACAAAATGTCAGTTTTTAATAACAAAATCTGTCAATACCTGCCAAATAAGATGTCAGGCTATAACTTTACACTTCTCAAGCGCAAAGCATTGCTAATCACACTTACCGAACTGAAACTCATTGCCAGCGCTCCTATCATCGGCGAGAGGAGGACACCAAAGAATGGATATAGCACCCCTGCTGCAATAGGTATTCCTATGGCATTGTATATCAAAGCAAAAAAGAGATTCTGACGTATGTTGCGCACTACCGCTTGGCTGAGCTTCTTTGCTTTTACAATACCGTTGAGTTCACCTTTTACCAAGGTGATTTCAGCATTTTCAATAGCAATGTCGGTGCCTGTACCCATTGCAATGCCCACATCAGCTTGTGCCAAAGCAGGCGCATCGTTAATGCCATCACCTGCCATTGCTACTATCTTGCCCTCTCTTTGCAGGCGCTCTACCTCTTTCTGCTTGTGCTGTGGCAACATTCCTGCCTTATAGTCCGTGATGCCTGCCGCTTTAGCTACGGCTTTAGCTGTAAGTTGATTATCGCCTGTGAGCATTATAATCTCCATACCTAAATCACGTAAGTCAGCTAAAGCATCAACCGTAGTTGCCTTCAGAGGGTCTGAGATCACCACTGCCCCTACAATCTTCTTATTAGTAGCTATATACGAGATTGTTTTACCACGGGCTTGCTCTTCAGTCACCATTGCTTTTACGACACCTATGAGCATTATTCCAGCAGTATTCAGTAGGGCTTCATTGCCAAAGTAGTATGTTTGCTCGTTATAAGCGCCTACCACCCCTTTACCAGCAATAGCTTTAAAGTCTGTTATCTTTAAAGGCTCAACGCCTCTCTCCTCAGCGTACGCATTAGTAGCTTTTGCTAGAGGGTGTTCACTGTTGATATTGATTGAATAGATAATCTGTAAGAGCTCCTCTTCCGTCATATCACTGAATAACACCATTCGCTCTACTACGGGCTTGCCTTCGGTAAGCGTACCTGTTTTGTCGATTACCAATGTATCAACCACATTCATACGCTCTAAGCCTTCCGCATTCTTGATGAGTATACCATTCTGGGCGCCTTTGCCTACTCCTACCATTACGGACATTGGGGTAGCCAAGCCCAGTGCACACGGGCACGCGATAATGAGCACTGCAATAGCATTTACTAAAGCGTATACCAAGGCGTGTTCACCACCAAAGATAGCCCACAGCACAAAGGTAAGCACCGAAATCCCAATCACCACAGGCACAAAATAACTCGCAACCCGATCGGCGAGCTTCTGTATAGGTGCTTGGGTCATACTGGCTTTCTGTACCATTGCCACAATCTGCGAAAGTAAGGTCTCAGCACCCACCTTGTCAGCTTCCATTACAAAAGCCTCAGTACCATTGAGTGTGCCTGCCGATACCTTATCGCCCACCTGTTTTTCCACAGGGATAGGTTCCCCCGTGATCATACTTTCATCTACACTGCTACTGCCTTCCACGATATGCCCATCAACAGGGATCTTACTACCAGGCTTTACTCGCAGCAAGTCGCCTATCACTACTTCGTCAATAGGCACCTCTATATCGCCCTCTTCATCTACTATTATGGCGGTGTTAGGCGCTAAGCTAAGCAGCGATTGCACAGCGTTCTGAGTGCGACCGTGAGCGATTGCCTCTAAGTATTGCCCCAGCATCACAAGGGTCAGTATCACAGTAGCAGCCTCAAAGTAAACGTGTACCGTACCGTGATGTGAGAGGAACTGCTCAGGGAATATATTCGGGAAGAGTAGCCCCACTACGCTGAAAAGCCACGCCACACCCGCACCGATACCAATCAAGGTGAACATATTAAACCGCAGTGTTGCAATACTGCGCCACGCCCGCTGAAAGAACACCCAGCAGAAACCGAATACCACAGGTAGCGATAAGTCAAACTGTATCCAATTCCAATACTCTTGAGGCAGCCACTCGTACAGAGGATTGTTCGGCACCATCTCACTCATTGCAATTACGAAAATCGGCAAAGTGAAGATCACTGAGCCCCAGAACTTACGCCGCAAATCGCGTAGCTTCATCCTCTCGCCTTCGGCAGCAGCCTCAACACTGCTTACTTGCTCCACCAAGTCCATACCGCAGATAGGGCAGGCACCAGGGTGATCATAAGTCTTATCGCCTTCACAGTGCATCGGGCAATAGAACACGCCTGTACCTTCCTCTCCTTCTTCTACAAGCGTTAGAGAGTGTTGCTCCGTAGCCTCCTCAGCGGTCTTATGGATAGTGTAGTGCGTCCCTTCCAGCGACTTTTCAAGCACCTCAAAAGGCACTTCCTCGGCGCTCTCAATGGTAGCCTTCTTCTCATTGAGGTCTACCTGAACGCTGCTCACCCCTTCAACACCTGAAAGCGCCTGCTGCACCGTATTCACACAGCCTGCGCAACTCATTCCCTTTATGTAATAAGTAAAAGTATTATTTGTATTGTTCTCTTCCATAGTGCTTACTTAGTAATGCTATAGCTTGTTCCCTCCAACGCTTTTTGTAGAGCCGATAAAGGCACTTCTTTTGTCATTTCAATAGTAGCCTTGCTCCCAGCAAAGTCCACTGCTACTTCCTTTACGCCCTCTACCTTCGAAAGGCGTTCCTTTACGGTTGAGGCACAACCCTCACAACCCATTCCATTAATGCGATATGTTGTCATCTTTTTAATATGTATTTTAATTAGTATTCACCGTCAAAAACTGTGCCAAACTCCTTCCTCATCATAGAAATATTCCACAATGGCAGGCACCTGACATTATGTCAGGTCAGTGGCCGTCACAATTGAGTTTCTCCTTATAAAGCGCTCGATGCTCCTCAGGCAGATTGACAATCGTCTTTCTCAGGTCAAAAGCAGCCTCACCAAGGGTAGGAGGGTAGGGGGGAAGCAGTGTCAGCTGCTTTAAATGCACCCCTGCAAAAGCCCGTTCACCAATCGCCTTAACTCCCTCAGGGATCACAAGATCGGTGAGCGAAGTAAAAGCGAATGCCGTATCGCCAATCATCTCAAGGCTGTCGGGCAGATGAATATCTGTAAGGCTATGGCACTCTAAAAAAGCGTGATCAGCAATAGTGGTAAGGCTCTCAGGGAGTGATACCTTCCGTAGTTTCGAGCAATAGCTAAAAGCCCATTTACCAAGGCTGGTCACCCCTTCAGGGAGCACTACCTCTTCAAGCGAGATACATTCACCGAAAGCCCGATCACCGATAGTCTGTACCTTAGGCGGAAGCACTATATTCGTAAGGCTTTCACACTTCGAGAACATACGTTCGCCAATATGTGTAATCCCCTGTGGCAAATGCACCTCTACAAGCGCATTACAATCTGCAAAAGCCCAGTCACCAATACTCACCACCCCCTCGGGTATTACTATTGAATTCAGCCGCTTACAACGCTCAAAAGCCCGCTCGCCAATGGTAGTTAACCCTTCCGAGAGTACCAAAGTCGTGAGCTTATTACAATCAGCAAAAGCTCTCGGTGCAATCGCCTCTATCCCAGAGAGTTCTACCCTCGAAGGCATATCAATCTCCGCTGTTTTCTTCAGGCACCACTCCACCAGAGTGTGCCCATCATCGCTCAATATGTACTCAATTTTAGGCATTTTGGTAGTGTCTTTAATAAGTTGTCGTGTATTCTTCGCGGCAAATGTACGATAAAATAATAAAATGTGCAAGAATTTGTTTTAAAGAAATTAAAAAATTTTAACGGATCTACCTCAAAATCATAAAGGTCTCTTTATGAGAAAATACAAATAACAATACTGGTTATTAGTTTATCTTTCTAATAAATAATATAATAACAGTATTTTATTTATAAAAAATACAGCCTATATGAGCGAACCATCTTCGGAGGACAATCGAACCACGAGCGAACTACCACCGAAAAGAAAGTTTTTCTATTTCGATACTTCTCAAAAAACATCCTCTTATGTCAGAAATCTGCCACAGGGTGAAAAACACCTGACAATTTGTCAGGCAAAAGCACTCTGGCAAAGTCTTTGCTATATACACGGTAAACTATAAAAAAGAATATTATGAGTGAGTATACAGATCATACAGAAGAACCAGAAGAAATAAACGAAGAGCTCTTGCCAGAAGAGCAAGAGGTTTTTGATGAAACGCCTGAAGAGGCTCAGGATGAGGAAGAAACAACTACCTCAGAGAGTAATCCTGCCGATGAATTAGCTAAGGAAAGAGATCGCTATGTTCGCCTATTTGCCGAGTTTGAGAACTACAAAAAGCGTACCACTAAGGAGCGCATCGAACTCTTTAAAACCGCAGGACAGGACATTTTGTCAGCTATGCTGCCTATTCTCGATGATTTTGACAGAGCTTTGGCAGAACTCACCAAGCTGGGCGACCATACCGCACTCACAGGCGTGGAACTGATCTACAACAAACTGATGAATATGCTTAAAGCCAAAGGATTAGAGCCTGTGGAGGTAAATGCTGGCGATCCCTTTGATAGTGAGCACCACGACGCTATTACCCAAATACCTGCCCCAACGCCCGACCTGAAAGGCAAAATCATTGATGTGGTGGAAAAAGGCTATAAGCTCGGTGATAAAGTCATTCGTTTCCCGAAAGTGGTAGTAGGTCAATAAGTAACAGAAGATGAAGAAAGATTATTATGAAGTTTTAGAGATATCTAAGACAGCAACGGTGGCGGAGATTAAGAAAGCCTACCGACAGCAGGCCCTTAAATATCACCCCGATAAGAACCCTGGGGATAAAGAAGCAGAAGAGAAGTTTAAGCTCGCCGCCGAAGCCTATGAGGTGCTCAGCGATGAGAATAAGCGCGCCCAGTACGACCGCTTTGGTCACGCTGCCTTTGAAGG from Capnocytophaga haemolytica harbors:
- a CDS encoding heavy metal translocating P-type ATPase, giving the protein MEENNTNNTFTYYIKGMSCAGCVNTVQQALSGVEGVSSVQVDLNEKKATIESAEEVPFEVLEKSLEGTHYTIHKTAEEATEQHSLTLVEEGEEGTGVFYCPMHCEGDKTYDHPGACPICGMDLVEQVSSVEAAAEGERMKLRDLRRKFWGSVIFTLPIFVIAMSEMVPNNPLYEWLPQEYWNWIQFDLSLPVVFGFCWVFFQRAWRSIATLRFNMFTLIGIGAGVAWLFSVVGLLFPNIFPEQFLSHHGTVHVYFEAATVILTLVMLGQYLEAIAHGRTQNAVQSLLSLAPNTAIIVDEEGDIEVPIDEVVIGDLLRVKPGSKIPVDGHIVEGSSSVDESMITGEPIPVEKQVGDKVSAGTLNGTEAFVMEADKVGAETLLSQIVAMVQKASMTQAPIQKLADRVASYFVPVVIGISVLTFVLWAIFGGEHALVYALVNAIAVLIIACPCALGLATPMSVMVGVGKGAQNGILIKNAEGLERMNVVDTLVIDKTGTLTEGKPVVERMVLFSDMTEEELLQIIYSININSEHPLAKATNAYAEERGVEPLKITDFKAIAGKGVVGAYNEQTYYFGNEALLNTAGIMLIGVVKAMVTEEQARGKTISYIATNKKIVGAVVISDPLKATTVDALADLRDLGMEIIMLTGDNQLTAKAVAKAAGITDYKAGMLPQHKQKEVERLQREGKIVAMAGDGINDAPALAQADVGIAMGTGTDIAIENAEITLVKGELNGIVKAKKLSQAVVRNIRQNLFFALIYNAIGIPIAAGVLYPFFGVLLSPMIGALAMSFSSVSVISNALRLRSVKL
- a CDS encoding heavy-metal-associated domain-containing protein, with protein sequence MTTYRINGMGCEGCASTVKERLSKVEGVKEVAVDFAGSKATIEMTKEVPLSALQKALEGTSYSITK
- a CDS encoding leucine-rich repeat domain-containing protein, translating into MPKIEYILSDDGHTLVEWCLKKTAEIDMPSRVELSGIEAIAPRAFADCNKLTTLVLSEGLTTIGERAFERCKRLNSIVIPEGVVSIGDWAFADCNALVEVHLPQGITHIGERMFSKCESLTNIVLPPKVQTIGDRAFGECISLEEVVLPEGVTSLGKWAFSYCSKLRKVSLPESLTTIADHAFLECHSLTDIHLPDSLEMIGDTAFAFTSLTDLVIPEGVKAIGERAFAGVHLKQLTLLPPYPPTLGEAAFDLRKTIVNLPEEHRALYKEKLNCDGH
- a CDS encoding nucleotide exchange factor GrpE encodes the protein MSEYTDHTEEPEEINEELLPEEQEVFDETPEEAQDEEETTTSESNPADELAKERDRYVRLFAEFENYKKRTTKERIELFKTAGQDILSAMLPILDDFDRALAELTKLGDHTALTGVELIYNKLMNMLKAKGLEPVEVNAGDPFDSEHHDAITQIPAPTPDLKGKIIDVVEKGYKLGDKVIRFPKVVVGQ